Within Proteobacteria bacterium CG1_02_64_396, the genomic segment GTAGGGCTGTTTGTGCCGGGCGACCAGGTCGCTCAAGGCGACCCGGGCGGGAAGGAAATCCCATTCGCGAATGCCCCCCTCTTCGTCCAACCACATCTGAAAATCGCCCTGGCGGATCCGGGTGATAGTGCCGATGGAGGGGAGCTCTTCTTCGCTCCACCCCTCGGGCAGATCGAGGGCGTTTTCGGACTCAAGCAGGCTGGTGTAGATCTGACGGCGCAGGTGGGGCAGGTAGAGGCCGCCGAAGACCCCGTGCCAGTAGGCGTCGTTGGCCTGGGCCCGGTGCAGCCCCTCCCGGGCCGGATGATCGAGCGGCTGATCGTCGAGTAGACCGGAGAGCCCCAACATGCGCCGGTGCATCCACAGCGCCTCGGGGTAGCGCACCAGCATTTGGTGCCAGGGGGCACCGATGATGCGCGGGGCGTATCGGGGCCACTCGGGGGTCTCACGCAGCCGCGCCTCCAGATCGGCCATGGTCTCTTGCCCGCTGGGGGGGAGCGACCAGACCCCCATCTCCCGGTAGCTGGTGGTGGTTAGATAGGTGGGGCGGGGGGGAAAGGTGTCGAGCGCCTGGCTGGGCAAAATAGTGGTCAGGGCCGGATGGGCGGCGAGCTGGGTGAAAAGATCGTCGATCCAGCCGCTGCCATAGACCCAGGCATGGGTCTCGGGCCAGGCGCCGAATTTCTCTCCGTCGTCGACCATCACCGCCAGTTTGCGCCCCTCCTCGGCCCAGCCGACCAGCTCGCTCATCAAATCGGCGACCGGGGCAAAGGGGATGCGGTAACGCAGCCGCTCGCTGATCGGCAGCAGTTTCAGGGGGTGGCCCGCGCTTTCGGTTTCGAACATCCCCTCCACCGCATCGGGCTCATGCCCCGAGGCGAGGAAGTGGTGGTCGTCGACGAAGGCCAGTTCGATCCCCGCGAGGTCGAGCGCCACCGGCAGGTCGGGGCTCCAGACCCGTTCGGTCAGCCAGGTTGCACGGGGGCGCTGGCCGAGTTGTTGTTCAAGGGTGTCGCTCAAGCGGCGCACCTGATCGACCCGGTCGCGCTCGGGCAAGCTGGCCAAAATCGGCTCGTGGTAACCGCCGCCGAGCAGTTCGACCTGCCCCCGTTCCACCAACGCCTTGAGCAGCAGCACCGTCTCGGGGTGGTGGATGTGCATCCAGTCGAGCAGGGAGCCGCTGAGGTGGACCGCCATTTTGATGTCGGGATGGCGGGCCAGTGCTTCAAGAAAGGGGGCGTAGGACTGGTCGTGAATCTGCTCGATCACCTCGGGGAAGTTACCCAGGGGTTGATGGCAATGAATGCCCAGAAGAAGGTTGAGCATCGGTGCGTCCTTGGAATGAGAAATCGTCATCGTTAGGGAAACGCTGATTAAAAGGCTCCTGCCTTTTTCAGCAGGGCTTCGGCGACGGGGTCGTCTCCTACGACAGCGCTATTTTGGCGACCCATCCCTGGGTCGCTCGGAAGCGCTGATCCAATCAGCGCTTCCTTAACTCCCGCGCTTCATCACGCCGCCCATTTCGGCAAAGCTGGCGGTGTGGGCCGAATCGACCAGAGGAACCGAGACCGACCGGGGCACCGGAACCTCCAATTGCTGATACAGCTTGCGCAGATGGGCGCGGAATAGGGCGTCGAAGCGGCGCTGGATCGGCAGGGGATTGTTCTCCCCCAACCACCAAAACCAGTCGGAGCCCTCGCAGATGCGCATCTGCCGTTCGACCACCTCCCGCTGCGCCATCGGCAGGGTGGGGCACTTGGCCAGATAGGCAGCCCGGGCGTCGCAGAGCAACTCCCAGGCCCGGTTTTTGGCCGGGTCGCCAATCCAGGTGGTCAGGGTGCCGTGGACCCAGGATCCGGCCACCACCTGGGGCAAAGCGGGGTAGTCCCCCTGCATCAACTGCCGCGGGGTGACCGCTTCGAGGTCGGGGTGCGCGGCAATCGCCTTGAGCAAATCGGGAACAAAGTGGCGCCCCCCGTCGGCGTAGTACTCCCAGGGGTTTTCGCCGTCCAGGGCGATGGTGACCACCGCCTCGGGTTGGTAACGGAAGCGGTGGACCAGCGCCTCCAAGCGGTGAATCAAGTCGCGCACCGCGTCGTCGCCCCGCCAGCGGGGGTAGTCGAAACCGAGCCGGTCCGAAAGATGATCGTCGCGAAAGAGGGTCAGGATGCCGCTTTGACCACAGCGGTGGGGGGTGTAGAGGCTGTCGGGCGCTTCGCCGTTTTGCCGTTCCCAGTGTTGGGAATGGGCCAGCACCCGCTCCCCGGTGGCGACCCAGCCGACCCCTTTTTCGGCCAGGAGATCGAGAGTCGGGGTGTCGACCGCCCCCTCCGAGGGCCAGCAACCGGGCATGGCGCCCCAGTCGCGGATCGCCTCATCCCGCCAGCGCAGCTGCCCCCCGATCGCTTTGTCCCCTTCCAGAAAACGGGCTTGGGGCAGGGGGACGGTGGGGGTCGCCTCATGGGCGCAGTTCAGATCGTGCAACAGCGGCAGGATCGGGTGGGCGCCGGGGCTCATCGCCACCTCGAACGCCCCTTCGTGCATGCGGCGCAGCCGCGGCAGCACCGCTGCCAGCACCTCTTCGATCACCCGCAGCAGTAAAGTCCTGTCGGCTCGGTCGAAACCGGCCCCCTTGTTGATGAGGTAGGCGACCCGGGGGTCGCTGTCGCGGACCGTCTCCCCCATCCAGGCCAGAAAAAACCAAACCGAGAGATCCTGAAAGAAGGAGCTACCCAGGTAGATCCCCTCGGGGTCGTGGGCGGCCAGCTCGGCCATGCGTTGGTAGGGGGGGTGGCGGGCGATCAGCCGCTCTTTGTTGATCCAAAAGAGTTTTTCGAGCGCCATGCGCCGTAACGCGGGACTCCAGTCGTCCGGTTCTAGGGTTAGGGTCGCCAGCAGCGGCTCGGGGATGGGGCTTCCCTCTTCCCGGTGGCGGGTGAGGTGGGCCATCGACTCTTCGAGCTGCTCGACCAACACCGGCACCAGGTTGAAGGTCATCGGCACCCCGGCGGCCTGCGCCCACACCGGCAAATCGGTATAGCCGCGCAGGGCGTGGACCGCCACCCAGGGCATGGTGACCTCGCCATCGACCCGGTAATCGGGCTGATGGAAATGCCAAATCAGGCAGAGCTTCATTCTCGGACGCTCCGGGTTCACCACTCAAAACCGGGGCGGGCGATGGTCTCGGGGTCGACCACCACGATCCCCCCGGCGCTCACCGTGAAGCCCCGTTTGCGCTCCAACTCAAGGTCGTAACCGATCTCGACTTCGGCTGGAATCTGAATCCTCTTTTCGACGATGGCGCGGCGCACCTTGGCATGGCGACCCACGTCGACCTCGGGGAAGAGGATCGAGTCCTCCACCAGCGAGAACGAATTCACCCGTACGTTGGGAGCGAGCACGGAACGTTCTACCCGCCCTCCCGAGATGATGTTGCCCCCCGAGACAATCGAATCGAGCGCCGTTCCGGCTCGGTCTTCGTCGGCAAAGACGAACTTGGCGGGGGGCGACTGGATTTGCAGGGTGTAGAGGGGCCAGGTGGCGTCGTAGAGGTTGAGTTGGGGGGAGACCGAGATCAGATCCATGTTGGCTTCGAAGTAGGCGTCGATGGTCCCAACGTCACGCCAATAGGCCTGCTCCCCCTTGTTGCGGTCGACAAAGGGGAAAGCGGCGGCGTGTCCCGCCTGCACCGCTTCGGGGATGACGTTTTTGCCGAAATCGTGGTCCGAGCCGATCAGCACGGCGTCCCGCTCCAGGGCGTCGAGCAGATAATCGGCGTTGAAAACGTAGATTCCCATCGAGGCCAAACAGATGTCGGGCCGCCCCGGCACGGTGGGGGGATCGGCCGGTTTCTCGACAAAATCGAGGATGCGTTGGCTGGCGTCGACATGCATGACGCCGAAGGCCTTACCCTCCTCTTTGCTGACTTCGATCGCCCCCACCGTGACCTGGGCGCCGCTGGCAATGTGGGCCTCGACCATCAAGGAGTAATCCATCTTGTAGATGTGGTCGGCGGCCAGCAGCAACACGTAGCGGGGGCGGATTTCACGAATGATGTCGAGGTTGTGGTACAGGGCGTCGGCGGTCCCTTCGTACCAACGCTCCATCCCGGCCCGTTGCTGGGCCGACCAGATCTCTAAAAAGTCGCCCAGCTCGGGGCTGAAGAAATTCCAGCCCCGTTGCAAGTGACGTTGCAGCGAGTGGCTCATGTACTGGGTGACTACCGCGATGCGGCGCAGCCCCGAATTGACCACGTTGGACAAAGCGAAATCGATGATCCTGTACTTGCCGCCGAAGTGAACCGCCGGTTTGGCCCGCCAGCGGGTCAGCGGATCGAGACGGGATCCCCGACCCCCCGCCAGCAAAATGGTCAGGGTGTCGCGGGTCGATTGGGTGACCGATTGGGACATGACGGCCTCCTCGTAGGTGGCAAGCGGTAGGTGCAAAAGCGAATCAGGGCAGCAAAGACCAGGGGTCGAGGTCGGGGAAGATGTCGTCCTGCCCCTCAACCTCGGACAGCCAGCCCTCGTCGGGGGGATCCCCACCCTCGAAGGGGGCGAGCAATCGGTCGAGCCGATTGAGCGCCACCTGGGTGCGATTGACTGCGTACTCCACCGAGGTGTTGGTGGTCATGATGAAGGCCCAGTCGCTCGATTGAGCCAGCAAGAGCTCACGCCAAGCCTGACGCAGCCAGCGCCCCTGCGGCTGACTCCCCGCCACGGTTGCGCGGGTGGCGGCGCTCAGACGGCGCACCCCCCGATGTAGGTGACGGTAGATCCAGTCGTTGCTGGGGTTGAGCCAGACCTCGCAGGTGCCGTTTTTGCCCCAGCTTGAGATCGGGGGTTGGCGCACCGGGGCGTCGGAACGATGGGCGACGTCGCGGGTGTGGCAGGCGACCACGTCGCTTTGCTCGGCCGCCATCTTGCGCAGCAGTGCCTCCAGCCACCACGGCCCTTCGAACCACCAGTGGCCGAAAAGCTCGGCGTCGAAGGAGACGGTGAGGACCGGATCGCCCGCACGGTCGCGCAGCCGCTGCAAGAAGTGGGCGGCGTGCTCGGCAGCCCGTTTGCGGGCCCGGCCCGGATGCCAGATCTGCTTGTAGGGGGTGGCGCCGGTGATGCAATGGTATTTGAGCCCGGTGAAGCTGGGCTGGGGACCGTGGTGCATCGCCCGGATGTGGGGCATGTCGACGTCGAATCCGGCGTCGCGGTAGAACTCCCGGAAGAGCGGATCGCCGGGGTAGCCGCCCCTGGCCGACCAGACCAGGGCCGAAAGTTCGGGATCGCGGGGGATCACGGTTAAACCGCCGGGGGTGCGGGTCGGCAGCAGCGGGCCGTGGTACGGGGGCTGGGCGGTGGTGACGGTGGTGTCCTCGACCATGGCGTGGTCGATGCCGACCGCGTTCAAGAAGCGCTCCACACCGGGGTGGTAGGCGCACTCCGACAGCCAGATCCCCTCGGGGTCGATCCCGAGCAGACGGCGGTGGGTCGCCACCCCCTGGCGGATCTGGGCGCTGACCGCTTCGTCGTCCATGCGCAGGATCGGCAAGAAGCCGTGGGTCGCCGGGCAGGTGAGGATTTGCAGATGGCCCGACGCCGCCAGGGCGCGCAGCCGCGCCAGCGGGGTCGGCCCCTCGCTCAGTTGTCGGGCCAGGCTTTCGAAGTGCTCCCGGTACCACAGCACGGTGGGATGCAGGTCGGGATCGCCGCAAGTCCGCTTGATCTCCCCCTCCAGCGCCGCCAGCCGCTCCCCGATGTAATTGCGCGAACGCTGCATCAGGCCGGGGTGGGCCAGCATCGACAGCAGCGGCGGGGTCAAGCTCATGGTGATGCGGAAGGGGACCCCGTCGCGGGCCAGGTTTTCGAAAGCATTGATGAGCGGCAGGTAGGTCTCGGTCAGCGCCTCAAAATACCACTCCTCCTCAAGAAAACGTGCCCCCTCGGGGTGGTGGACGTAGGGCAAATGGGCGTGCAGCACCAAAACGAAGGGGGTGCTCATGAGCCGCCTCCGATTTGGGCCAGCGGCTGACGGGGGGGCTGCCCTTCGAGCCACTGGGGCCAGCTCGACCAGCGGGGTTGGATCGGAGCAAAACCGGGTTGGGAACAGGCGAGGATTTTTTCCTCCGCCCCCTCTTGGGCGACGATCAGGGCCATCAATCGATGGGCGGGCAGCGCCGGATCGAAATTCAGGTACCAGCTGCCAACCTGGGAGGGGAGCGGCAGCCGAGCGGCCACCAGGGGAGGATTCCCAGGCAGCACCAGCAACACGCGGGTGCCCGGATGAAGGGCGGTCAATTCCCAGCCAATCCAGGCGACTCCCGCCTGTTGAATCCCCAGGATGATCTCGTTGACGTCGTAGCGGTCGGGCAAGGGTTGGCCCATCCGGGCCAGGGTGACCGATTCGACCCCAATGTCGGGGGGGGCGTGCAGGTAACGGGCGGCGCTCCCCTCCTCACCCAGCAAGCCCTCCATGGGGTGGACGATGGTGCGGTTGGTGCGTTGGTTGGCCCAGCCGCGCAACGCCTCGATCACCTCGGCCTTGCGGGCCTTGGTGGGCAGCAAGAGTCCCAGGTCGGCT encodes:
- a CDS encoding glucose-1-phosphate adenylyltransferase, with product MSQSVTQSTRDTLTILLAGGRGSRLDPLTRWRAKPAVHFGGKYRIIDFALSNVVNSGLRRIAVVTQYMSHSLQRHLQRGWNFFSPELGDFLEIWSAQQRAGMERWYEGTADALYHNLDIIREIRPRYVLLLAADHIYKMDYSLMVEAHIASGAQVTVGAIEVSKEEGKAFGVMHVDASQRILDFVEKPADPPTVPGRPDICLASMGIYVFNADYLLDALERDAVLIGSDHDFGKNVIPEAVQAGHAAAFPFVDRNKGEQAYWRDVGTIDAYFEANMDLISVSPQLNLYDATWPLYTLQIQSPPAKFVFADEDRAGTALDSIVSGGNIISGGRVERSVLAPNVRVNSFSLVEDSILFPEVDVGRHAKVRRAIVEKRIQIPAEVEIGYDLELERKRGFTVSAGGIVVVDPETIARPGFEW